In Methanothermus fervidus DSM 2088, a single genomic region encodes these proteins:
- a CDS encoding Phosphogluconate dehydrogenase, NAD-binding, putative (COGs: COG2084 3-hydroxyisobutyrate dehydrogenase and related beta-hydroxyacid dehydrogenase~InterPro IPR008927: IPR016040: IPR015814: IPR013328~KEGG: mth:MTH1747 hypothetical protein~PFAM: Phosphogluconate dehydrogenase, NAD-binding, putative-like~SPTR: P21336 Uncharacterized 28.5 kDa protein in 7S RNA 5'region~PFAM: Domain of unknown function (DUF1932); NADP oxidoreductase coenzyme F420-dependent) encodes MVAMRIGFIGFGEVSSTLSQFFKDKVEVQTCVKGRSEKTKKIAKKLGVKIYKDYKDLVKNSDIVISAVTPFSALDVAKKYGKYVKGIYVDVNNVSPLTKHKILKYIDEEKFVDCAIIGRIKRKFKMICSGKNANKLKILEKFGVPIEVIGSKVGEASTLKMLRSLYTKSLAAILLEVFSVANKLGLIDELLEILEETEGKKFVDLCKSRVVGSFIHSRRRYEEICEIEKFILSHNLKPIMIKCTKNMFKHIEDVDKDYIKKFK; translated from the coding sequence GTGGTGGCCATGAGGATTGGATTTATTGGATTTGGAGAAGTAAGTTCTACTTTATCACAATTTTTTAAGGATAAGGTGGAAGTACAAACATGTGTTAAAGGTAGGAGTGAAAAAACTAAAAAAATTGCAAAAAAACTTGGAGTAAAGATATACAAAGATTATAAAGACCTTGTAAAAAATTCTGACATTGTTATTTCAGCTGTTACTCCATTTTCAGCTTTAGATGTGGCTAAAAAATATGGAAAATATGTAAAAGGTATATATGTAGATGTGAATAATGTATCACCTCTAACAAAACATAAAATTTTGAAATATATTGACGAGGAAAAATTTGTTGATTGTGCAATAATTGGAAGAATAAAACGTAAATTTAAAATGATTTGTTCAGGTAAAAATGCAAATAAACTTAAAATATTAGAAAAATTTGGAGTACCTATTGAAGTTATAGGTTCAAAGGTTGGGGAAGCCTCAACATTAAAAATGCTCAGAAGTTTATATACTAAAAGTCTTGCTGCAATATTATTAGAAGTTTTTTCGGTTGCTAATAAATTAGGACTTATCGATGAATTACTTGAAATATTAGAGGAAACAGAAGGGAAGAAATTTGTAGATTTATGTAAGTCAAGAGTGGTAGGATCATTTATTCACTCAAGGAGAAGATATGAAGAAATATGTGAAATAGAAAAATTTATATTATCTCATAATTTGAAACCAATAATGATCAAATGTACAAAAAATATGTTTAAACATATAGAGGATGTTGACAAAGATTATATCAAAAAATTTAAATAA
- a CDS encoding aminotransferase class I and II (COGs: COG0436 Aspartate/tyrosine/aromatic aminotransferase~InterPro IPR015424: IPR004838: IPR004839: IPR015421: IPR 015422: IPR001176~KEGG: mth:MTH1894 aspartate aminotransferase-like protein~PFAM: aminotransferase class I and II~SPTR: O27916 Aspartate aminotransferase homolog~PFAM: Aminotransferase class I and II) has product MSKKMFAKRIEKVKLSEVRKMFDLAEKKQDIINLGIGEPDFGIPPHVKDAIKDALDEDFTHYTPNLGIYELREAIARKLKKENKINTDAESIMVTAGASEALYILINIFVDNGDEVLVPDPGFLSYDACVKLAGGKTVSIPLKSEENFRVNPDVVENLITDNTKLIILNSPSNPTGNVMDKDDVKAIAEIAEDNEIFIISDEVYEKIIYEKKHYSPRKYTENAFIVNSFSKTYAMTGLRVGYFVASPEIINKALKIHQYNVACAPSISQIAALSALKGPQKYVVEMVDKFRKRRDFIVERLNEIGINCKKPEGAFYVFPYVGDELNFTKNALDAGVAVVPGRTFGKYGAGHVRISYATSLKNIEEAMNRIEKKMKR; this is encoded by the coding sequence ATGTCAAAAAAAATGTTTGCTAAAAGAATCGAAAAAGTAAAGTTATCAGAAGTTAGGAAGATGTTTGATTTAGCTGAAAAAAAACAAGACATTATAAATCTTGGTATTGGAGAACCTGATTTTGGAATACCACCACATGTTAAAGATGCAATAAAAGATGCTCTTGATGAAGATTTCACACATTATACACCTAACTTGGGAATTTATGAATTAAGAGAAGCAATTGCAAGAAAATTAAAAAAAGAAAATAAAATAAATACTGATGCGGAATCAATAATGGTCACTGCTGGAGCTAGTGAGGCTCTCTATATTCTTATAAATATTTTTGTTGATAATGGAGATGAGGTATTAGTACCAGATCCTGGATTTTTATCTTATGATGCATGTGTAAAACTTGCTGGTGGAAAAACAGTTTCAATACCTTTAAAATCAGAAGAAAATTTTAGGGTAAATCCAGACGTGGTTGAAAATCTTATAACAGATAATACCAAACTTATAATACTTAATTCGCCATCTAATCCTACAGGGAATGTTATGGATAAAGATGATGTAAAGGCGATTGCAGAAATTGCAGAAGATAATGAAATATTTATAATTTCAGATGAAGTTTATGAGAAAATAATATATGAGAAAAAACATTATAGTCCTAGAAAGTATACAGAAAATGCTTTTATTGTAAATAGCTTTTCTAAAACATATGCAATGACAGGATTGCGTGTTGGATATTTTGTTGCTTCTCCAGAAATAATAAACAAAGCATTGAAGATTCATCAATACAATGTTGCATGTGCACCATCAATATCACAAATTGCTGCACTTTCAGCATTAAAGGGTCCACAGAAATATGTTGTAGAGATGGTGGATAAATTTAGAAAGAGGAGAGATTTTATAGTTGAAAGATTAAATGAAATTGGTATTAATTGTAAAAAACCAGAAGGAGCTTTTTATGTATTTCCATATGTTGGAGATGAATTAAATTTCACAAAAAATGCTCTTGATGCTGGTGTTGCAGTTGTACCTGGTAGAACATTTGGTAAATATGGAGCAGGACATGTGAGAATATCATATGCTACTTCTTTAAAAAATATTGAAGAAGCAATGAATAGAATTGAGAAAAAGATGAAAAGATAA
- a CDS encoding Radical SAM domain protein (COGs: COG1032 Fe-S oxidoreductase~InterPro IPR007197: IPR013785: IPR006638~KEGG: mth:MTH1895 hypothetical protein~PFAM: Radical SAM domain protein~SMART: Elongator protein 3/MiaB/NifB~SPTR: O27917 Conserved protein~PFAM: Radical SAM superfamily), producing MVVREHNVVIKNPKNVSVRFAICYPNVYKVAMSSLGFHILYNLLNSREDVWCERIIYPYSKSLESGTYLKDFDIVSFTVQYEEDYFNVLKMLKSSGIKLDKSERDENDPLIIAGGPCLTSNPLPMSKFIDLFVIGEGEEVLNKIVDTYLELENPRKEIDVFGEIEGVYIPDKPVRRVIVKNMDKACHPIYQIVPETKDRRFIPALGHSFLLGVSRGCTRGCRFCMTGYIYRPRRETSLGKLIKIAERGREVTNLNKISLIGSSVSDYSKIEKLCESLFERNFKISMPSLRIDSLSNFLIKILAKSGTKTITLAPESTWNVRKILNKTITDEKVFEAVQNSIKAGLKIKMYFLVGVPGEDIKEVLEFMQKLLRIGKYRINFSVNPLIPKAHTPFQWVKFDFEDINKKIRFMKKKLRYRAKFGNPKLALIQYVLSIGGKDVGELLERSVKSRISFREWMKKAKPWNVDDELPWKNIDVGLRDDFILEEYYKMKKGEITPWCEEGVCYGCQKKCLLKESKK from the coding sequence ATGGTAGTCCGTGAACACAATGTAGTCATAAAAAATCCAAAAAATGTAAGTGTTAGATTTGCAATCTGTTATCCTAATGTCTATAAAGTTGCAATGTCTTCATTAGGATTTCATATATTATACAATCTCTTAAATTCAAGAGAAGATGTTTGGTGCGAAAGAATTATTTATCCTTATTCAAAAAGTCTAGAATCAGGCACTTATCTTAAAGATTTTGATATTGTAAGTTTTACTGTGCAATATGAGGAAGATTATTTTAATGTTCTTAAAATGCTAAAAAGCAGCGGTATAAAGCTTGATAAATCAGAAAGGGATGAAAACGATCCGCTTATTATAGCTGGAGGCCCTTGTTTAACTTCAAACCCATTACCAATGTCAAAATTTATTGATTTATTTGTTATAGGTGAAGGAGAGGAGGTTTTAAATAAAATAGTTGACACTTATTTGGAATTGGAAAATCCAAGAAAAGAAATTGATGTATTTGGAGAAATAGAAGGTGTATATATACCAGATAAACCTGTGAGGAGAGTAATTGTAAAAAATATGGACAAAGCATGTCATCCTATCTATCAAATTGTACCTGAAACTAAGGATAGAAGATTTATACCTGCGCTAGGACATTCGTTTTTACTAGGAGTTTCAAGAGGATGTACACGTGGTTGTAGATTTTGCATGACAGGTTATATATATAGACCAAGACGTGAAACTTCTTTAGGGAAATTAATTAAGATAGCTGAGAGAGGTAGGGAAGTTACTAACTTAAATAAGATATCTTTAATAGGATCTTCAGTTTCTGATTATTCAAAAATTGAAAAATTATGTGAGAGTTTATTTGAAAGAAATTTTAAAATTAGCATGCCTTCTCTTAGAATTGATAGTCTTTCAAATTTTTTAATAAAAATTTTAGCTAAGAGCGGAACAAAAACAATAACACTTGCTCCAGAATCTACGTGGAATGTAAGAAAAATTTTAAATAAAACAATAACAGATGAAAAGGTTTTTGAAGCTGTTCAGAATTCTATAAAGGCTGGATTAAAAATAAAAATGTATTTTTTAGTGGGAGTTCCAGGAGAAGATATTAAAGAAGTTCTTGAATTCATGCAAAAATTGCTTCGTATAGGGAAATATAGGATCAATTTCAGTGTTAATCCATTAATACCAAAGGCCCACACACCATTCCAATGGGTAAAATTCGATTTCGAAGATATAAATAAAAAAATAAGGTTCATGAAAAAAAAGTTGAGATATAGGGCTAAATTTGGAAATCCAAAATTGGCATTGATTCAATATGTACTTTCAATTGGAGGAAAAGACGTTGGTGAATTATTGGAGAGATCTGTAAAATCCAGAATATCATTCAGGGAATGGATGAAAAAAGCTAAGCCTTGGAATGTAGACGATGAATTGCCCTGGAAAAATATAGATGTTGGTCTGAGAGACGATTTTATTTTGGAGGAATATTACAAAATGAAAAAAGGTGAGATAACTCCTTGGTGTGAAGAAGGAGTGTGTTATGGATGTCAAAAAAAATGTTTGCTAAAAGAATCGAAAAAGTAA
- a CDS encoding conserved hypothetical protein (InterPro IPR009003~KEGG: mba:Mbar_A2912 hypothetical protein~SPTR: Q467Y5 Putative uncharacterized protein), translated as MIKLRKIKIGELVSCCKGIKAVIGAIIKNKNSFKIITSYHVLKICGCKEGSEVYINRFKGKVQKIFKNLDIALLSFNIPSDFVLTSEIGNPKLGSAYILRRGHKKPCKIIDIGKTFHKLSFPARKLPVPGDSGSPVIQDGKVVGILSSIYYTNATAIASSLEKFLERK; from the coding sequence GTGATCAAATTGAGAAAAATAAAAATTGGAGAATTAGTGTCTTGTTGTAAAGGTATAAAAGCTGTAATTGGCGCGATTATTAAAAATAAAAATTCTTTTAAAATCATAACATCGTATCATGTATTAAAAATTTGTGGATGTAAAGAAGGAAGCGAAGTATATATAAACAGATTTAAAGGTAAAGTACAAAAGATTTTCAAAAATTTGGACATCGCCTTGCTTAGTTTTAACATTCCTTCAGATTTTGTTTTAACGTCAGAAATTGGAAATCCAAAATTAGGTTCTGCATATATATTGAGAAGGGGACATAAAAAACCATGTAAAATTATAGATATTGGAAAAACATTTCATAAATTATCTTTTCCAGCAAGAAAATTACCAGTGCCTGGAGACAGTGGTTCACCAGTCATACAAGATGGTAAGGTTGTGGGTATATTGTCTTCAATATATTACACAAATGCTACAGCTATAGCATCTTCCCTAGAAAAATTTTTAGAAAGGAAGTAA
- a CDS encoding cytidyltransferase-related domain protein (COGs: COG1986 conserved hypothetical protein~InterPro IPR004820: IPR002786: IPR014729: IPR004821~KEGG: mth:MTH1897 NTPase~PFAM: protein of unknown function DUF84; cytidylyltransferase~PRIAM: Pantetheine-phosphate adenylyltransferase~SPTR: B5IH15 Putative uncharacterized protein~TIGRFAM: cytidyltransferase-related domain protein~PFAM: Cytidylyltransferase; Protein of unknown function DUF84~TIGRFAM: inosine/xanthosine triphosphatase; cytidyltransferase-related domain), whose protein sequence is MYRYVAVGGTFDKLHIGHKRLLQTAFKIGKKILIGVTSDEFASKKGSDVDPYNLRVKNLKKFLSKYKGRYELKKLNDRYGPTIYDEKIDAIVVSRETEATAHEINKIRKIKGMKKLDIIVIDMVLAEDGKPISSTRIRKGEIDKEGRLKKVKVVVGSKNPVKIQATKNIFKKIFKDREVVVDSKDVNSGVSPQPIGIEETITGAINRAKNAYSQEYNFSVGIEAGLVEVPKTITGFMDIQWCAIYNGEKVTLGASAGFEYPPFVIKKVMEGKEVGEIMEKFTGIKNLGEKEGAISYLSKGLLDRVENTEQCVLTAMIPWINRDYYLSSPR, encoded by the coding sequence ATGTATAGATATGTTGCAGTGGGAGGCACTTTTGATAAGCTCCATATAGGTCATAAGCGGTTGCTTCAAACAGCATTTAAAATTGGGAAGAAAATACTTATTGGAGTAACATCAGATGAATTTGCATCTAAAAAAGGAAGCGACGTGGATCCTTATAATTTAAGGGTAAAAAATTTAAAAAAATTTCTTTCAAAATATAAGGGCAGGTATGAATTAAAAAAATTAAATGATAGGTATGGACCAACTATATATGATGAAAAAATTGATGCAATCGTTGTAAGTAGAGAAACTGAAGCAACAGCACACGAAATCAACAAAATAAGAAAAATAAAAGGAATGAAAAAATTAGATATCATTGTGATAGATATGGTTTTAGCTGAAGATGGGAAACCTATTTCATCAACAAGAATCAGAAAAGGAGAAATTGATAAAGAAGGAAGGTTAAAAAAGGTAAAAGTTGTTGTTGGATCTAAAAATCCTGTAAAAATACAGGCAACAAAAAATATATTTAAAAAGATTTTTAAGGATAGAGAAGTTGTAGTGGATTCTAAGGATGTAAATAGCGGTGTATCTCCACAGCCAATAGGTATAGAAGAAACTATAACTGGAGCCATTAATAGAGCAAAAAATGCATATTCTCAAGAATATAATTTTAGTGTTGGTATAGAAGCTGGTTTAGTTGAAGTTCCAAAAACAATAACAGGTTTTATGGATATTCAGTGGTGTGCAATATATAATGGAGAGAAGGTTACTTTAGGTGCTAGTGCAGGATTTGAGTATCCTCCTTTTGTGATAAAAAAAGTTATGGAAGGTAAAGAAGTTGGTGAAATAATGGAGAAATTTACAGGAATAAAAAATTTAGGAGAAAAAGAAGGAGCTATCAGTTATCTATCCAAAGGCTTGCTAGACAGAGTTGAAAACACAGAACAATGTGTACTTACAGCAATGATACCTTGGATCAATAGAGATTATTATTTATCATCTCCACGATAA